A window from Neoarius graeffei isolate fNeoGra1 chromosome 14, fNeoGra1.pri, whole genome shotgun sequence encodes these proteins:
- the LOC132897522 gene encoding zinc finger MYM-type protein 1-like, protein MAGAKQPPSPTAEEEPMSPYHAAEPPSSPTAEDEPLSTDPASWPSPLTDSMHTELVRRGPSKLPPAFIFRRNESDGRSCHHHYFSKTLVSGEKMTRSWLIYSMGNNSLFCFCCTLFSKRSIQLTSVGMSDWKHASTYLTSHENSPEHLNCMMAWKELAVRLRKGETIDKQEMALLDAERARWRAVLTRLIAIVQSLAVRNLALRGHTETLHTPSNGNFLKEVELMAKFDPIMKDHLNRIERGASHNSYLESHVQNEIIGLLSDNIMSAIVADIRKAKFFSIILDCTPDISHIKQLSVVIRVVLMGTPQIMEHFLGFLEAEESTGQHLASMVLNRLEELGIPFQDCRGQSYDNGANMRGKSKGVQARLLEKNPRALFVPCGAHTLNLVLCDAAKGSTDAMSYFGVLQKLYTLFSGSTQR, encoded by the coding sequence ATGGCTGGAGCTAAACAACCACCCAGCCCCACTGCTGAGGAAGAGCCCATGTCACCCTACCATGCTGCTGAGCCCCCATCCAGCCCCACTGCTGAGGATGAGCCTCTATCAACAGACCCTGCTTCATGGCCCTCACCTCTGACTGACAGCATGCACACTGAACTTGTTCGCCGAGGACCTAGTAAGTTGCCACCTGCCTTTATCTTCCGCAGGAATGAGAGTGATGGGAGAAGTTGCCACCACCATTATTTTTCAAAAACATTAGTTAGTGGTGAAAAGATGACAAGAAGTTGGCTCATTTATTCCATGGGAAACAATAGCCTGTTTTGTTTTTGCTGCACACTGTTCTCAAAGAGGAGCATTCAATTAACAAGTGTCGGCATGTCCGATTGGAAGCATGCCAGCACATACTTAACTTCACACGAGAACAGCCCCGAACACCTCAACTGCATGATGGCGTGGAAGGAACTAGCAGTGAGGTTAAGGAAGGGGGAAACCATTGACAAACAGGAAATGGCACTTTTGGATGCAGAAAGGGCAAGATGGAGAGCAGTCCTTACCCGTCTGATTGCTATTGTGCAGTCATTGGCTGTTCGAAATCTTGCTCTGAGGGGGCACACGGAAACACTGCATACTCCCTCAAATGGCAACTTTCTTAAAGAGGTTGAACTTATGGCAAAGTTTGACCCTATAATGAAAGACCACCTGAACCGCATTGAGAGAGGAGCAAGCCACAACAGCTACCTAGAAAGCCATGTCCAGAACGAGATTATTGGTTTGCTAAGTGACAACATCATGTCTGCCATCGTGGCAGACATCAGAAAAGCCAAATTTTTCTCCATCATTTTGGACTGCACACCAGACATCAGCCACATCAAACAGTTATCAGTGGTGATTAGGGTGGTGCTGATGGGCACACCACAGATTATGGAGCACTTTCTTGGATTTTTGGAGGCAGAGGAGTCCACAGGGCAGCACTTGGCATCAATGGTCCTCAACAGACTCGAAGAACTGGGCATACCTTTTCAAGATTGCAGAGGACAGTCATATGACAATGGGGCCAACATGAGGGGCAAATCAAAGGGAGTACAAGCCAGGCTCCTAGAGAAGAACCCCAGGGCTCTTTTTGTGCCATGTGGGGCACACACATTGAATTTGGTGTTGTGCGATGCTGCGAAGGGCTCTACTGATGCCATGAGCTACTTCGGTGTCCTGCAGAAGCTGTATACTCTGTTCTCAGGCTCAACTCAAAGGTGA